Proteins from one Triticum aestivum cultivar Chinese Spring chromosome 7A, IWGSC CS RefSeq v2.1, whole genome shotgun sequence genomic window:
- the LOC123151911 gene encoding uncharacterized protein, with protein sequence MPSRDAQFSKGKRKENTERAPRCCSGESMEAATASSVVGSRAEFGSRLGLARPWLRPSGGRGGPHTPLPFRHLPWPTSRLVRSRAVRARSVVAAANPHQQQAGVGGGEAMEPERGSPHEVREEIARCYELVRRLGRGAVYLGSSRVPAAHPHYRQTAQLAAEIAKLLDCTTWTGAGPGLMDAATQGALEAGKPVGGFRIGKEAGEWTASNFHPYLPSETYLTCRFFSARKHGLVDAVVRNSSADKTAIVALPGGIGTLDELFEIMALIQLERIGSALPVPLLLMNYDSYYSKLLEFLNDCEDWGTVAPGEVASLWKICSGNHEALEYLAQFYDVPTGERNYGISSPPSKVDRVPFYTVRR encoded by the exons ATGCCTAGCAGAGACGCGCAGTTTtctaaaggaaaaagaaaagaaaacacagaaCGCGCACCGCGCTGCTGTTCTGGGGAATCCATGGAAGCGGCAACGGCGAGCTCGGTGGTAGGATCGAGGGCCGAGTTCGGGTCCCGCCTAGGGCTCGCGAGGCCTTGGCTCAGACCCAGCGGCGGCCGCGGCGGTCCTCACACCCCTCTCCCGTTTCGCCATCTGCCATGGCCGACCTCGCGCCTCGTCCGCAGCAGAGCAGTCCGGGCGCGGAGCGTCGTCGCCGCCGCAAATCCTCACCAGCAGCAGGCcggagtgggaggaggagaggcGATGGAGCCCGAGAGGGGCAGCCCCCACGAG GTGAGGGAGGAGATTGCGAGGTGCTACGAGCTCGTCCGCCGCCTCGGCCGTGGCGCCGTCTACCTCGGCTCCTCCAGGGTGCCGGCCGCGCACCCCCACTACCGCCAGACCGCCCAGCTCGCGGCGGAGATAGCCAAGCTGCTGGACTGCACCACATGGACGGGCGCCGGCCCCGGCCTCATGGATGCTGCCACCCAGGGCGCCCTCGAGGCGGGCAAGCCGGTCGGCGGCTTCAGGATCGGCAAGGAGGCCGGTGAATGGACAGCCTCGAACTTCCACCCTTACCTGCCCTCGGAGACCTACCTCACCTGCAGGTTCTTCTCGGCAAGGAAGCATGGCTTAGTGGACGCTGTAGTGCGCAACAGCTCCGCGGACAAAACCGCCATCGTCGCATTGCCCGGCGGCATTGGGACGCTGGATGAGCTTTTTGAGATCATGGCGCTGATTCAGCTGGAGAGGATCGGATCGGCTCTACCGGTCCCGTTATTGCTGATGAATTATGACTCTTACTACTCCAAACTGCTGGAGTTTCTGAATGACTGCGAGGACTGGGGCACAGTTGCTCCTGGGGAAGTGGCATCGCTGTGGAAGATTTGCAGTGGGAACCACGAAGCCTTGGAGTACTTGGCACAGTTCTACGATGTGCCTACGGGGGAAAGGAATTATGGCATATCATCACCGCCGTCGAAGGTAGACAGGGTTCCTTTCTACACCGTCAGGAGATGA
- the LOC123148109 gene encoding lactoylglutathione lyase, with the protein MATGSEAGKSAEAVLEWPKQDKKRMLHAVYRVGDLDRTIKCYTECFGMKLLRKRDVPEEKYTNAFLGYGPEDTNFALELTYNYGVDKYDIGAGFGHFAIANEDVYKLSETIKSSDCCKITREPGPVKGGSTVIAFAQDPDGYMFELIQRGPTPEPLCQVMLRVGDLDRAIMFYEKALGMKLLRKKDVPQYKYTIAMMGYAEEDKTTVLELTYNYGVTEYNKGNAYAQVAIGTDDVYKSAEAVELVTKELGGKILRQPGPLPGLNTKITSFLDPDGWKVVLVDHADFLKELH; encoded by the exons ATGGCTACCGGTAGCGAAGCTGGAAAGTCTGCTGAGGCAGTGTTGGAATGGCCTAAGCAGGACAAAAAGAGGATGCTGCATGCTGTTTACCGTGTGGGAGATCTCGACCGCACAATTAA GTGTTACACAGAATGCTTTGGGATGAAGCTGCTGAGGAAAAGAGATGTCCCAGAAGAGAAGTACACCAATGCGTTTCTTGGATATGGGCCTGAGGATACTAATTTTGCACTTGAGCTGACTTACA ATTATGGTGTTGACAAGTATGACATTGGAGCGGGCTTTGGACATTTTGCCATCGCAAATGAGGAT GTGTACAAGCTGTCTGAGACAATTAAATCATCTGATTGTTGTAAGATCACTCGTGAACCTGGTCCTGTCAAGGGAGGGTCCACTGTGATTGCCTTTGCACAAGACCCAGATGGTTACATGTTTGAGCTTATCCAGAGGGGTCCGACGCCTGAGCCTCTCTGTCAAGTTATGCTTCGTGTTGGTGACCTTGATCGGGCTATCATGTTCTACGAGAAG GCCCTTGGGATGAAGCTTCTGAGGAAGAAGGATGTGCCTCAGTATAAG TACACTATTGCCATGATGGGCTATGCTGAGGAGGACAAGACCACTGTTCTGGAGTTGACATACAACTATGGTGTCACGGAATATAACAAGGGCAATGCATATGCTCAG GTTGCTATTGGCACTGACGATGTGTACAAGAGCGCCGAAGCAGTTGAGCTGGTTACCAAAGAACTAGGTGGGAAGATTCTAAGGCAGCCAGGGCCACTGCCAGGGCTGAACACCAAAATCACCTCTTTCCTTGACCCAGATGGCTGGAAAGTG GTTCTGGTGGATCATGCGGACTTCCTCAAGGAACTCCACTGA